A part of Paenarthrobacter sp. A20 genomic DNA contains:
- a CDS encoding CrcB family protein, with protein MTTEDKRPVHLHWGFIGIVAAGGVLGALARYGLGLAIPAPGAWPLPTLVINLSGALALGALLEGLSRRGPDAGNRRVLRLGLGTGFLGAYTTYSTLALDAVHLFSAGAAPAAAGYLAASLVGGAVATLAGIWLGARHHQRATGRQS; from the coding sequence ATGACGACTGAGGACAAACGCCCCGTCCACCTTCACTGGGGATTTATCGGTATTGTTGCGGCCGGTGGTGTGCTGGGCGCTCTGGCACGGTATGGTCTGGGACTTGCCATCCCGGCGCCAGGTGCATGGCCACTTCCCACCTTGGTCATCAATCTTTCCGGCGCCTTGGCGCTGGGCGCTTTGCTTGAGGGCCTCTCCCGCAGGGGTCCCGACGCCGGCAATCGCCGGGTCCTGCGGCTCGGGCTGGGTACGGGGTTCCTTGGCGCGTATACCACCTACAGCACGCTGGCATTGGATGCGGTGCACCTGTTCAGCGCTGGAGCGGCTCCTGCAGCTGCGGGTTATCTGGCAGCGAGCCTGGTGGGCGGCGCTGTTGCCACCCTTGCGGGTATCTGGCTGGGGGCCCGCCATCACCAGCGCGCAACTGGACGCCAATCGTGA
- a CDS encoding universal stress protein — MTETPAPRSEAANGMSGPILVGVMPGQPPVVLAQAVQVAASAGLPLVCAYADVTVYPVDGSTGGPAAPIDPDGVDDDSYEIPESLRQAIAAQLDGTGVEWSMVPLAGEPARALAREAEAEGASMIVVGTREHKLTAALKELTAGSVARHLSHRQGLPVLVVPVNPRVHTDDDD; from the coding sequence GTGACAGAGACCCCCGCTCCGCGTTCTGAGGCCGCCAACGGCATGTCCGGCCCCATCCTGGTAGGTGTCATGCCGGGGCAGCCCCCCGTGGTTCTTGCGCAAGCAGTCCAGGTGGCCGCCAGTGCCGGGCTGCCACTGGTGTGCGCGTATGCCGACGTTACGGTGTACCCCGTGGACGGCAGTACAGGAGGTCCCGCGGCGCCGATCGATCCGGACGGCGTTGACGACGATTCTTACGAAATCCCCGAATCGCTGAGACAGGCCATCGCCGCGCAACTGGACGGCACCGGCGTCGAATGGTCGATGGTCCCATTGGCAGGGGAACCGGCCCGTGCCTTGGCCCGGGAAGCCGAAGCTGAAGGCGCATCAATGATCGTGGTGGGCACGCGGGAGCACAAACTGACAGCCGCCCTGAAGGAACTGACGGCCGGTTCCGTCGCCCGCCACCTGTCCCATCGCCAAGGACTGCCGGTACTCGTTGTTCCCGTCAATCCCCGGGTCCACACCGACGATGACGACTGA